TTATCTTTCAGAGGCCGGAGTCTCCGTGACCTACATGGCGGCGAAAGCCGGAGAGGCCCCGAAGGAAACGACCGTTGCGGTTCTGAACCTTCTCTCCTTCGCCGAAATGAGAAAGTTCACGGCCGGCTTTGTTTCCACCTATGTCAATTTCGCACCCCTTGGCCTGGTCATGGTCATGACGCTTGGAATCGGCCTTGTGGAGCAGTCCGGGATGATTTCCGCCCTGATGCGGAAGACCATTCTCGGCGCCCCCTCCTACATGGTGACGGCGGTCCTCGCTCTTGTGGGCATCAACTCGAACCTTGCCTCCGACGCGGGCATCATCTTCACCCCGGTCATCGGCGGCGCGGTCTTCAAGGCCCTGGGAAGAAATCCATGGGTCGGCATCATCGCCGGTTTCGCGGCGGCCTCGGGAGGTTTCACCGCGAACTTCTTCATTGCCGGAACTGACGCCCTCCTCGCCGGAATCACCCAGTCGGCGGCCCAGGGAATGAACGTCCCCGGACCGACCCATCCCCTCATCAACTGGTACTTCATGGCTGTGGCCACCATCGTCGTCATGTTCGTCACCACGTGGGTGACCGAAAAATTCACTGTTCGTGTCCTCGGTGACAGTGCCCACGACAAGGATTCCGACGAGCTTCTGAAGCATGCCGTCACCCCCGAAGAGAACCGGGGACTCCGTTTCTCCGCCGTCATGGCGGTTCTCGTCATCGGCGTCCTGCTGTACCTTATACTCCCTGAAGGCTCCTTCTTCCGGGCCGATGACGGAACCATCGTCCCCCGCTCGCCCTTCCTGAGCAGCATCGTGGCGATTCTGTTCTTCCTGTTCTTCTTCGTCGGGATCGCCTACGGCTTCGGCGCCGGCACCATAAAGAAGATGGACGACGTGCCCAAGCTCATGCAGAAGGGCCTTTCCGGAGGACTGAGCTTCATGGTGGTCGTTCTTCCCGCCGCCATTTTCGTCCAGCTCTTCAACGCCAGCAGGCTCACCACCGTCCTCGCGGTCAACGGCGCCCACTGGCTTGAAAGAATGAATCTCGGCGGCATCCCGCTGCTTATCATGTTCATTCTCCTCTGCACCTTCATCAACCTGTTCATCACCAGCGGTTCTGCCAAGTGGCTCATCCTGGCCCCCATTTTCGTTCCCATGTTCTCCATCGTGGGCTTCTCGCCGGCCCTCACCCAGGTGGCGTATCGAATCGGCGACTCTTCGTCCAACATCATCTCCCCCCTGTCGTACTACGTGCCGGTTATCATAGGGCTTCTGGAGCAGTACCGGTCCGACCCGGACACGAAGGTCGGCATCGGTACGGTCATCTCCCTGGAGATGCCCTATACCATCGCCTACCTCATCTGCTTTACCGCACTGCTCATTGCGTGGTATCTGCTGGGCATACCTCTTGGCCCCGGCGCTTCCGCTCTGTTGTAGCAGAAAAAGATACGACATGGGACCCCGGTCTTCCGGGGTCCTTTTTCTTACCCTTCGCTTCGGGGGCTTGCCAGGGAACGATATATCACTTTCCCGTCCGGACTCCGAAAATTTTCCCCGGAGAATTTTTCCTTCCAGCCTGAAGTACTCTGGACCGGAGAAAAAAGTTGGAGTACACTTTTTCCCGTGTTTCTCCCGCTGTTATTTGATCCCTCCCTTTCTGCGACATTGCGGAAAAAGGGAAAGCGGCGGTGTGGGGCAATTCTTTCGAGGTCTGGGGTGAAACAGAAATGAAAAACGTACCGGCGGACATGGAAGGTTTCCTTTCTCATCAGCCCTGGTGGCGCACCGG
This genomic window from Aminivibrio pyruvatiphilus contains:
- a CDS encoding AbgT family transporter codes for the protein MAETATPQKRTLFEKFIKGIEIVGNMLPHPFWLFVYLSLIVLGLSYYLSEAGVSVTYMAAKAGEAPKETTVAVLNLLSFAEMRKFTAGFVSTYVNFAPLGLVMVMTLGIGLVEQSGMISALMRKTILGAPSYMVTAVLALVGINSNLASDAGIIFTPVIGGAVFKALGRNPWVGIIAGFAAASGGFTANFFIAGTDALLAGITQSAAQGMNVPGPTHPLINWYFMAVATIVVMFVTTWVTEKFTVRVLGDSAHDKDSDELLKHAVTPEENRGLRFSAVMAVLVIGVLLYLILPEGSFFRADDGTIVPRSPFLSSIVAILFFLFFFVGIAYGFGAGTIKKMDDVPKLMQKGLSGGLSFMVVVLPAAIFVQLFNASRLTTVLAVNGAHWLERMNLGGIPLLIMFILLCTFINLFITSGSAKWLILAPIFVPMFSIVGFSPALTQVAYRIGDSSSNIISPLSYYVPVIIGLLEQYRSDPDTKVGIGTVISLEMPYTIAYLICFTALLIAWYLLGIPLGPGASALL